The Pseudophryne corroboree isolate aPseCor3 chromosome 2, aPseCor3.hap2, whole genome shotgun sequence genome has a segment encoding these proteins:
- the VPS26C gene encoding vacuolar protein sorting-associated protein 26C isoform X1, protein MGTALDIKIKRANKVYREGEVLSGVVVVMSKDAVQHQGITLTMEGSVNLQLSAKSVGVFEAFYNSVKPIQIISNSVEMVKPGKLPSGKTEIPFEFPLVMKTNKVLFETYHGVFVNIQYTLRCDMKRSLLAKDLTKSCEFIIHSQPHKEKLTASPVDFTITPETLQNVKERASLPRFLIRGHLDSTNCLITQPLTGQLVVETSEVAIKSIELQLVRVETCGCAEGYARDATEIQNIQIAEGDVCRGLPIPIYMIFPRLFTCPTLETTNFKIEFEMNVVVILQDDHLITENFPLQLCRL, encoded by the exons GAAGTGTTGTCTGGCGTGGTGGTTGTAATGAGTAAAGACGCCGTTCAGCACCAAGGCATCACACTGACCATGGAGGGCTCTGTTAATTTACAGCTCAGTGCCAAGAGTGTTGGGGTGTTTGAAGCTTTCTATAATTCAGTGAAG CCAATTCAGATTATTAGCAACAGTGTAGAAATGGTGAAGCCGGGAAAACTCCCCAGTGGTAAAACAGAAATTCCTTTTGAATTCCCGCTGGTTATGAAGACCAATAAGGTCCTGTTTGAGACGTACCACGGAGTGTTTGTGAATATTCAG TATACCCTTCGCTGTGATATGAAGAGGTCGCTACTGGCAAAAGACTTGACAAAAAGCTGTGAGTTCATCATACACTCTCAA CCGCACAAGGAAAAGCTGACCGCAAGCCCCGTTGACTTCACAATTACGCCAGAGACGTTACAGAATGTTAAAGAG AGGGCTTCCCTGCCAAGATTTCTCATCAGAGGTCACCTGGACTCCACCAACTGTCTCATCACTCAGCCTCTGACAGGGCAGCTGGTCGTCGAGACCTCAGAAGTTGCCATCAAAAGTATTGAGCTGCAATTGGTGCGCGTGGAGACATGTG GTTGTGCGGAGGGCTATGCCAGAGATGCCACTGAAATCCAAAATATCCAGATAGCAGAGGGAGATGTGTGCCGAGGTCTCCCTATTCCCATCTACATGATATTTCCCAGATTGTTTACTTGTCCAACCCTGGAAACTACCAACTTCAAAATAG AGTTTGAGATGAATGTTGTGGTTATTCTTCAAGATGACCATCTCATTACAGAAAACTTTCCACTCCAGCTATGTCGTCTGTGA
- the VPS26C gene encoding vacuolar protein sorting-associated protein 26C isoform X2 — protein sequence MEVLSGVVVVMSKDAVQHQGITLTMEGSVNLQLSAKSVGVFEAFYNSVKPIQIISNSVEMVKPGKLPSGKTEIPFEFPLVMKTNKVLFETYHGVFVNIQYTLRCDMKRSLLAKDLTKSCEFIIHSQPHKEKLTASPVDFTITPETLQNVKERASLPRFLIRGHLDSTNCLITQPLTGQLVVETSEVAIKSIELQLVRVETCGCAEGYARDATEIQNIQIAEGDVCRGLPIPIYMIFPRLFTCPTLETTNFKIEFEMNVVVILQDDHLITENFPLQLCRL from the exons GAAGTGTTGTCTGGCGTGGTGGTTGTAATGAGTAAAGACGCCGTTCAGCACCAAGGCATCACACTGACCATGGAGGGCTCTGTTAATTTACAGCTCAGTGCCAAGAGTGTTGGGGTGTTTGAAGCTTTCTATAATTCAGTGAAG CCAATTCAGATTATTAGCAACAGTGTAGAAATGGTGAAGCCGGGAAAACTCCCCAGTGGTAAAACAGAAATTCCTTTTGAATTCCCGCTGGTTATGAAGACCAATAAGGTCCTGTTTGAGACGTACCACGGAGTGTTTGTGAATATTCAG TATACCCTTCGCTGTGATATGAAGAGGTCGCTACTGGCAAAAGACTTGACAAAAAGCTGTGAGTTCATCATACACTCTCAA CCGCACAAGGAAAAGCTGACCGCAAGCCCCGTTGACTTCACAATTACGCCAGAGACGTTACAGAATGTTAAAGAG AGGGCTTCCCTGCCAAGATTTCTCATCAGAGGTCACCTGGACTCCACCAACTGTCTCATCACTCAGCCTCTGACAGGGCAGCTGGTCGTCGAGACCTCAGAAGTTGCCATCAAAAGTATTGAGCTGCAATTGGTGCGCGTGGAGACATGTG GTTGTGCGGAGGGCTATGCCAGAGATGCCACTGAAATCCAAAATATCCAGATAGCAGAGGGAGATGTGTGCCGAGGTCTCCCTATTCCCATCTACATGATATTTCCCAGATTGTTTACTTGTCCAACCCTGGAAACTACCAACTTCAAAATAG AGTTTGAGATGAATGTTGTGGTTATTCTTCAAGATGACCATCTCATTACAGAAAACTTTCCACTCCAGCTATGTCGTCTGTGA
- the VPS26C gene encoding vacuolar protein sorting-associated protein 26C isoform X3, with amino-acid sequence MSKDAVQHQGITLTMEGSVNLQLSAKSVGVFEAFYNSVKPIQIISNSVEMVKPGKLPSGKTEIPFEFPLVMKTNKVLFETYHGVFVNIQYTLRCDMKRSLLAKDLTKSCEFIIHSQPHKEKLTASPVDFTITPETLQNVKERASLPRFLIRGHLDSTNCLITQPLTGQLVVETSEVAIKSIELQLVRVETCGCAEGYARDATEIQNIQIAEGDVCRGLPIPIYMIFPRLFTCPTLETTNFKIEFEMNVVVILQDDHLITENFPLQLCRL; translated from the exons ATGAGTAAAGACGCCGTTCAGCACCAAGGCATCACACTGACCATGGAGGGCTCTGTTAATTTACAGCTCAGTGCCAAGAGTGTTGGGGTGTTTGAAGCTTTCTATAATTCAGTGAAG CCAATTCAGATTATTAGCAACAGTGTAGAAATGGTGAAGCCGGGAAAACTCCCCAGTGGTAAAACAGAAATTCCTTTTGAATTCCCGCTGGTTATGAAGACCAATAAGGTCCTGTTTGAGACGTACCACGGAGTGTTTGTGAATATTCAG TATACCCTTCGCTGTGATATGAAGAGGTCGCTACTGGCAAAAGACTTGACAAAAAGCTGTGAGTTCATCATACACTCTCAA CCGCACAAGGAAAAGCTGACCGCAAGCCCCGTTGACTTCACAATTACGCCAGAGACGTTACAGAATGTTAAAGAG AGGGCTTCCCTGCCAAGATTTCTCATCAGAGGTCACCTGGACTCCACCAACTGTCTCATCACTCAGCCTCTGACAGGGCAGCTGGTCGTCGAGACCTCAGAAGTTGCCATCAAAAGTATTGAGCTGCAATTGGTGCGCGTGGAGACATGTG GTTGTGCGGAGGGCTATGCCAGAGATGCCACTGAAATCCAAAATATCCAGATAGCAGAGGGAGATGTGTGCCGAGGTCTCCCTATTCCCATCTACATGATATTTCCCAGATTGTTTACTTGTCCAACCCTGGAAACTACCAACTTCAAAATAG AGTTTGAGATGAATGTTGTGGTTATTCTTCAAGATGACCATCTCATTACAGAAAACTTTCCACTCCAGCTATGTCGTCTGTGA